A window of the Barnesiella propionica genome harbors these coding sequences:
- a CDS encoding patatin-like phospholipase family protein, with protein sequence MKKIIMVFLAVILFCTGIKSQSVGLVMSGGGARGIAHIGLIQALEENNVPIDYVAGTSMGAIVGALYAMGYTPEEMIQLILSDDFNSWSRGILEDDYIYYFKKPEPTPEFVTFNLGIQDSSKITPHFLPRSLINPLPMNFAFMRIFAPYSAQANNDFNQLFVPFRAVASDVYHKRAVILRNGDLGDAVRASMSFPFVFKPIEIDSVLVYNGGIYNNFPVDVMKEDFNPDVIIGSVVATEVTKPKEDNLMTQIENMVMQKSDYTVDPKDGILLKFDLKGVELLDFPNAKEIYQIGYDKAISMIDSIKGRIPREIPLERKNLQRKVFKSKTPKLEFDRVNIEGANHAQTAYIKKQFTDNKSGVLSEAEAKEAYYKIISDGKISDLIPHAIYNPETGMFDLNLQAKVKDRLALGIGGFIASNSSNQICLGAHYRTVSLNSLDLDLTGQIGQSYNSGMLTARIDLPSSIPMFLKFMGVLSKHKFYESDKLFYSDKLPTFISKNESYLKLRLGLPFLTKAKAEVSLGYGYLFDDYYQSNNIDFAQNKSDRSKYLLWMGSMRFEKNNLDNFMYPTTGNEISITGEVVYGSERYLEQGKKNNNKTYHSWLQMTAYGSKYFSLAKNFTLGIRGELVLSSKDFYDNYTATIVQAPAFTPTPHSKTSFNPAFRSTQYLAGGLVPIWKIIDNLQLRTEFYAFSPFFKIKEDSENQAYYGKFMNTVSFMGEVSIVYNLPFASISVYGNRYSYPKNNWNFGVNIGLLIFSPKFLE encoded by the coding sequence ATGAAAAAAATCATTATGGTATTTCTGGCAGTCATTCTGTTTTGTACCGGAATAAAATCCCAATCCGTAGGTCTCGTCATGAGCGGCGGAGGCGCTAGAGGCATCGCACACATCGGTCTCATACAGGCACTGGAAGAAAATAATGTCCCTATCGACTATGTGGCAGGAACGTCTATGGGCGCTATTGTAGGTGCGCTATATGCAATGGGATATACACCGGAAGAAATGATCCAGCTAATATTATCGGATGATTTTAATTCATGGTCCCGGGGCATACTTGAAGACGACTATATATATTATTTCAAGAAACCCGAGCCTACTCCCGAATTCGTAACATTCAATCTGGGAATACAAGACTCATCCAAAATCACACCACACTTCCTTCCCAGAAGCCTTATCAATCCATTACCTATGAATTTCGCTTTCATGCGTATTTTCGCGCCTTATTCTGCCCAGGCTAATAACGATTTCAATCAATTATTTGTTCCTTTTCGTGCGGTAGCTTCGGATGTTTACCATAAACGGGCAGTGATATTAAGAAACGGAGATCTGGGAGATGCGGTAAGGGCTTCTATGAGTTTCCCTTTCGTTTTCAAACCTATAGAGATCGACAGTGTCCTGGTATATAACGGGGGCATTTATAACAACTTCCCGGTAGATGTTATGAAAGAGGATTTCAATCCTGATGTGATTATCGGTAGTGTCGTAGCAACAGAAGTAACAAAACCTAAAGAGGACAACCTGATGACGCAGATAGAAAACATGGTGATGCAAAAAAGCGATTACACCGTGGATCCTAAAGATGGCATCTTGTTAAAATTTGATCTAAAAGGAGTAGAATTGCTCGATTTCCCGAACGCAAAAGAAATATACCAGATAGGTTATGACAAAGCCATCAGCATGATAGACTCTATTAAAGGACGTATTCCCCGAGAGATACCTCTGGAAAGAAAAAATTTACAACGTAAAGTCTTTAAGAGCAAAACTCCTAAACTGGAGTTCGACCGTGTCAATATCGAAGGAGCTAACCACGCACAAACAGCTTATATAAAAAAACAGTTTACCGACAACAAAAGCGGTGTATTGAGTGAGGCAGAAGCTAAAGAGGCTTATTATAAGATTATATCCGACGGCAAAATCTCAGACCTGATCCCGCACGCCATATATAATCCCGAAACAGGAATGTTCGACCTCAATCTACAGGCAAAAGTAAAAGACCGTCTGGCATTGGGAATAGGGGGATTTATTGCGTCAAACAGCTCTAATCAAATATGTCTGGGAGCACATTACCGTACAGTAAGTCTGAACTCCCTCGACCTGGATCTGACAGGACAGATAGGACAATCTTACAACTCAGGTATGCTTACTGCACGTATAGACCTTCCGTCTTCTATACCTATGTTTCTAAAATTCATGGGAGTATTATCCAAACATAAATTTTACGAAAGCGATAAATTATTCTATTCCGACAAATTACCTACTTTTATCAGTAAAAACGAATCATACTTGAAGTTACGTTTGGGTCTTCCTTTTCTTACAAAAGCTAAAGCCGAAGTTTCTTTAGGATACGGGTATCTGTTTGACGACTATTATCAAAGCAATAATATAGATTTCGCCCAGAACAAGAGCGACCGCAGCAAATATTTATTATGGATGGGCTCCATGAGATTTGAAAAAAATAATCTGGACAACTTCATGTATCCTACTACGGGAAATGAAATTTCGATAACGGGCGAAGTTGTTTACGGCTCCGAAAGGTATCTGGAACAAGGAAAAAAGAACAACAATAAGACTTATCATTCCTGGTTGCAAATGACTGCTTACGGCAGTAAATATTTTTCTCTTGCCAAAAACTTCACATTAGGCATTAGAGGAGAATTGGTACTATCGAGTAAAGATTTTTACGACAACTATACGGCAACTATAGTACAAGCTCCGGCATTTACCCCTACTCCTCATAGCAAAACTTCGTTCAATCCGGCATTCCGTTCTACTCAATATTTAGCGGGAGGGTTAGTACCTATCTGGAAAATTATAGATAATCTTCAGCTACGTACCGAATTCTACGCTTTTTCTCCTTTCTTTAAAATTAAAGAGGATTCAGAGAATCAAGCCTATTATGGTAAATTCATGAATACGGTAAGTTTCATGGGCGAAGTCTCCATTGTTTACAATTTACCTTTCGCATCTATCAGCGTATATGGAAACCGATATAGTTATCCAAAAAATAACTGGAATTTTGGCGTTAATATAGGTTTACTGATATTCAGCCCTAAATTTTTAGAGTAA
- the serB gene encoding phosphoserine phosphatase SerB: protein MNPKTEIILINISGEDKPGVTTALTEVLARYDAFILDIGQADIHHTLSLGILFKTDETKSGEILKDLLFKAYELGINIRFNPISEKEYESWVSLQGKNRYIITILGRCITARQISEVTRIVASQGLNIDAIQRLTGRIPLDENIRPPKSCIELSVRGTPKDRNTMQSDFMKLSSELEMDISLQEDSMYRRCRRLICFDMDSTLIETEVIDELAMKAGVGEKVKAITESAMRGEIDFSESFRRRVSLLKGLDVSVMREIAENLPITEGVNRLMQVLKRAGYKIAILSGGFTYFGNYLKQKYGIDYVYANELEIENNKLTGRHVGDIVDGKRKAELLRLISQVENVNIAQTIAVGDGANDLPMLSAAGLGIAYHAKPKVKANADQSISTIGLDGVLYFLGFKDSFIADDSTLM, encoded by the coding sequence ATGAACCCTAAGACTGAAATTATCCTTATCAACATATCCGGTGAAGATAAGCCCGGAGTAACAACAGCACTCACCGAAGTATTGGCACGGTACGATGCCTTTATTCTGGATATAGGACAAGCAGATATACATCACACTTTATCTTTAGGTATATTGTTCAAAACAGACGAGACCAAATCAGGGGAAATTCTTAAAGACCTGCTTTTTAAGGCATATGAACTGGGAATTAACATACGGTTTAATCCTATCAGTGAAAAGGAATATGAAAGTTGGGTGAGCCTACAGGGAAAAAACAGATATATTATCACCATACTGGGCCGTTGCATTACCGCCCGTCAAATAAGTGAGGTTACGCGCATCGTAGCCAGCCAGGGACTGAATATAGACGCTATACAACGTCTTACCGGCCGTATTCCCTTGGATGAGAACATCCGCCCTCCCAAGTCATGTATAGAACTGTCGGTTCGCGGTACTCCGAAAGACAGGAATACAATGCAATCGGATTTTATGAAACTATCTTCAGAACTGGAAATGGATATTTCTTTACAAGAAGACAGTATGTACCGGCGTTGCCGGAGATTAATCTGTTTCGATATGGACTCTACCCTTATAGAAACGGAAGTCATCGACGAACTGGCAATGAAAGCAGGTGTAGGCGAAAAAGTGAAAGCGATCACGGAATCCGCCATGAGAGGAGAAATTGATTTTTCGGAAAGTTTCAGACGCAGAGTAAGCCTTTTAAAAGGATTGGACGTCTCCGTTATGCGCGAAATTGCGGAAAATCTACCCATTACAGAAGGTGTTAATCGTCTCATGCAAGTTTTAAAACGAGCCGGTTATAAAATAGCGATCTTGTCCGGAGGATTTACCTACTTCGGAAATTATCTGAAGCAGAAATATGGTATAGACTATGTCTATGCTAATGAACTGGAAATTGAAAATAATAAATTGACCGGACGCCATGTCGGAGATATCGTAGATGGCAAACGTAAAGCTGAATTACTAAGACTTATTTCCCAGGTGGAAAATGTGAATATAGCTCAAACGATTGCTGTTGGAGACGGAGCTAACGACCTGCCTATGCTGAGTGCGGCCGGATTAGGTATTGCTTATCATGCCAAACCCAAAGTAAAAGCTAATGCAGATCAGTCCATCTCCACTATAGGACTGGATGGTGTACTTTATTTTCTGGGATTCAAAGATTCGTTCATCGCAGACGACTCTACCCTGATGTAA
- a CDS encoding peroxiredoxin family protein, which yields MKKTKSIIVVLLLFLSLSSAFNPQDTGLKPGKFAPVFEIKDSSQTFSLSSLKGQYVVLNFWASYDAQSRIANIRLRNAVDKMVNKNVCLVSVSYDTNRSVYEETLKLDKFNTGRQFYDEAGSTSKVFGDYRLKKGFTSYLIDPEGKIIASSLSPEKLTELISQ from the coding sequence ATGAAGAAAACAAAGTCAATCATTGTTGTACTGTTGTTGTTTTTATCTTTATCGTCGGCCTTTAACCCTCAGGATACAGGACTTAAACCAGGCAAGTTCGCTCCTGTATTTGAGATTAAAGATTCATCACAGACTTTTAGTCTGAGTTCTTTGAAAGGACAATATGTCGTGTTGAATTTTTGGGCTAGTTATGATGCCCAGTCACGTATTGCCAATATTCGTCTTCGCAATGCTGTGGATAAGATGGTAAATAAAAACGTTTGTCTGGTTTCTGTTTCTTACGATACAAATAGGAGCGTATATGAGGAAACTCTGAAACTTGATAAATTTAACACTGGTAGACAATTCTATGACGAGGCTGGTAGTACTTCGAAAGTTTTTGGAGATTATCGCCTTAAAAAAGGATTTACAAGTTATTTAATTGACCCCGAGGGAAAGATAATAGCGAGTAGCCTTAGTCCGGAAAAATTGACAGAACTGATTAGTCAATAA